The following proteins come from a genomic window of Lolium rigidum isolate FL_2022 chromosome 5, APGP_CSIRO_Lrig_0.1, whole genome shotgun sequence:
- the LOC124651762 gene encoding phosphate transporter PHO1-2-like isoform X4 — protein sequence MKFSREYEASIVPEWKAAFVDYKRLKKLVKKIKVARRDEDGTSSDADALVAGFSVRGLAARFAPKVQASPDDEESSDSSGELLRLDEREFLETAGEELDKVSSFYATKEAELLARGDALIHQLRILADVKRILADHAASRRGRPSRTRFMPATAPLPPAISGSGRFLLSASGLASPQSMSDGSVELHQAQIIEGATMADEVMAALEGNGVSFVGKKGGSWGRGAGPLQMPASVRIDIPATNPGRTALKVWEELVNVLRKDVADPFVHRKKIQHAEKNIRDAFMALHRGLELLKKFSSLNVKAFTKILKKFVKVSEQQRATDLFSEKVKGSSFSTSDKALQLADEVESLFMKHFAGNDRMVAMKYLKPQQPRSTHMITFLVGLFTGTFVSLFIIYAISAHLSGIFSSPGNTAYLGVVYHIFSMFALISLHCFLYGCNLFMWKNTRINQNFIFDFAPNTTLTHRDAFLMSASIMCTVVATLVINLFLRNVGASYAKVVPGTLIVVSMGVLVCPFNVFYRSTRYYFMRVMRNIVFSPFYKVLMADFFMADQLTSQIPLLRHMEFTACYFMAGSFTANPYETCTNSQEYKHVAYVISFLPYYWRAMQCLRRYLEEHDTNQLANAAKYMSAMVAAVIRFKYSATPTSFWALMVIISSSGATLYQLYWDFVKDWGFFTRKSKNRWLRDELILKNKSVYYVSMVLNLVLRLGWTVSVMEISVSINQTRLLYFSLASLEIIRRGHWNFYRLENEHLNNVGKFRAVKSVPLPFRELETD from the exons ATGAAGTTTTCGCGGGAGTACGAGGCCAGCATCGTCCCGGAGTGGAAGGCGGCATTCGTCGACTACAAGCGCCTCAAGAAGCTCGTCAAGAAGATCAAGGTCGCGCGCCGCGACGAGGATGGTACCTCCTCCGACGCCGACGCGCTCGTCGCTGGCTTCTCCGTCCGCGGCCTCGCCGCCCGGTTCGCGCCCAAAGTGCAAGCGTCTCCG gacgacgaggagagcTCGGATTCCTCAGGCGAGCTCCTGCGGCTCGATGAGAGGGAGTTTCTCGAGACGGCGGGCGAGGAGCTGGACAAGGTCAGCAGCTTCTACGCCACGAAGGAGGCGGAGCTGCTGGCCCGCGGCGACGCTCTCATCCACCAGCTCCGCATCCTCGCCGACGTCAAGCGCATCCTCGCCGACCACGCCGCCTCCCGCCGGGGCCGCCCGAGCCGCACCCGCTTCATGCCGGCGACGGCGCCACTCCCCCCGGCGATAAGCGGCTCCGGCCGGTTCCTGCTCTCGGCATCGGGCCTCGCCTCGCCGCAGTCCATGTCAG ACGGGAGCGTGGAGCTGCACCAGGCGCAGATTATAGAGGGTGCCACCATGGCCGATGAGGTGATGGCGGCGCTCGAGGGCAACGGCGTCAGCTTCGTGGGCAAGAAGGGCGGTTCCTGGGGCAGAGGCGCCGGCCCGCTGCAGATGCCGGCGTCGGTGCGGATCGACATCCCGGCGACCAACCCCGGCAGGACGGCGCTCAAGGTGTGGGAGGAGCTGGTGAACGTGCTGCGCAAGGACGTCGCCGACCCCTTCGTCCACCGCAAGAAGATCCAGCACGCCGAGAAGAACATCCGCGATGCCTTCATGGCGCTCCACCGCGGCCTCGAGCTCCTCAAGAAGTTCAG TTCTTTGAATGTAAAGGCATTCACCAAGATTCTCAAGAAATTTGTCAAG GTGTCAGAGCAACAACGAGCAACGGACTTGTTCTCAGAGAAGGTGAAGGGATCATCGTTCAGCACATCTGACAAG GCTCTTCAGCTTGCGGACGAGGTGGAGTCCCTCTTCATGAAGCACTTCGCGGGCAACGACAGGATGGTGGCGATGAAGTACCTCAAGCCACAGCAGCCCAGGAGCACACACATGATCACCTTCCTCGTAG GTTTGTTCACCGGCACATTTGTGAGTCTGTTCATCATATATGCTATTTCGGCCCATCTTTCTGGCATTTTTTCATCTCCTGGAAATACTGCCTACCTGGGAGTAGTTTACCATATTTTCAG CATGTTTGCGCTCATCAGCCTTCACTGCTTCTTGTACGGATGCAACCTATTCATGTGGAAGAATACCAGGATAAATCAGAATTTCATCTTCGATTTCGCCCCAAACACTACTCTCACGCACCGGGATGCCTTCCTCATGTCTGCTTCAATCATGTGCACAGTAGTTGCCACGCTGGTCATCAACCTGTTCCTCAGAAACGTCGGTGCGTCCTACGCCAAGGTTGTGCCTGGCACACTCATAGTG GTGTCAATGGGAGTTTTAGTTTGTCCGTTTAACGTGTTCTACCGCTCAACACGGTACTACTTTATGCGCGTCATGCGAAACATCGTATTCTCTCCATTCTACAAG GTTCTGATGGCCGATTTCTTCATGGCTGACCAGTTAACTAGCCAG ATTCCATTATTAAGGCATATGGAGTTTACAGCGTGCTACTTCATGGCAGGAAGCTTTACGGCTAACCCATATGAGACATGTACAAATAGCCAGGAATACAAGCACGTAGCCTATGTGATTTCCTTTCTCCCTTATTACTGGAGAGCTATGCAG TGTTTAAGAAGGTACCTGGAGGAACATGACACAAATCAGCTCGCCAATGCTGCCAAGTACATGTCGGCGATGGTTGCAGCTGTTATCAGGTTCAAGTATAGTGCTACACCGACGTCATTCTGGGCGTTGATGGTCATCATTTCATCCTCAGGTGCCACTCTTTACCAGCTCTACTGGGACTTTGTCAAGGATTGGGGCTTCTTCACCCGAAAATCCAAGAACCGATGGCTTCGAGATGAGCTAATCCTCAAGAACAAGTCAGTCTACTACGTTTCAATG GTGCTAAATCTGGTACTTCGCCTAGGGTGGACGGTGAGTGTAATGGAGATTAGTGTTAGTATTAACCAGACTCGTCTGCTGTATTTCTCCCTTGCTTCACTAGAAATAATTCGGCGAGGACACTGGAACTTCTACAG GCTGGAGAATGAACACTTGAACAATGTTGGCAAGTTCAGAGCGGTGAAGAGTGTCCCGTTACCATTTCGGGAACTTGAAACCGACTAA
- the LOC124651762 gene encoding phosphate transporter PHO1-2-like isoform X3, which produces MKFSREYEASIVPEWKAAFVDYKRLKKLVKKIKVARRDEDGTSSDADALVAGFSVRGLAARFAPKVQASPEDDEESSDSSGELLRLDEREFLETAGEELDKVSSFYATKEAELLARGDALIHQLRILADVKRILADHAASRRGRPSRTRFMPATAPLPPAISGSGRFLLSASGLASPQSMSDGSVELHQAQIIEGATMADEVMAALEGNGVSFVGKKGGSWGRGAGPLQMPASVRIDIPATNPGRTALKVWEELVNVLRKDVADPFVHRKKIQHAEKNIRDAFMALHRGLELLKKFSSLNVKAFTKILKKFVKVSEQQRATDLFSEKVKGSSFSTSDKALQLADEVESLFMKHFAGNDRMVAMKYLKPQQPRSTHMITFLVGLFTGTFVSLFIIYAISAHLSGIFSSPGNTAYLGVVYHIFSMFALISLHCFLYGCNLFMWKNTRINQNFIFDFAPNTTLTHRDAFLMSASIMCTVVATLVINLFLRNVGASYAKVVPGTLIVVSMGVLVCPFNVFYRSTRYYFMRVMRNIVFSPFYKVLMADFFMADQLTSQIPLLRHMEFTACYFMAGSFTANPYETCTNSQEYKHVAYVISFLPYYWRAMQCLRRYLEEHDTNQLANAAKYMSAMVAAVIRFKYSATPTSFWALMVIISSSGATLYQLYWDFVKDWGFFTRKSKNRWLRDELILKNKSVYYVSMVLNLVLRLGWTVSVMEISVSINQTRLLYFSLASLEIIRRGHWNFYRLENEHLNNVGKFRAVKSVPLPFRELETD; this is translated from the exons ATGAAGTTTTCGCGGGAGTACGAGGCCAGCATCGTCCCGGAGTGGAAGGCGGCATTCGTCGACTACAAGCGCCTCAAGAAGCTCGTCAAGAAGATCAAGGTCGCGCGCCGCGACGAGGATGGTACCTCCTCCGACGCCGACGCGCTCGTCGCTGGCTTCTCCGTCCGCGGCCTCGCCGCCCGGTTCGCGCCCAAAGTGCAAGCGTCTCCG gaggacgacgaggagagcTCGGATTCCTCAGGCGAGCTCCTGCGGCTCGATGAGAGGGAGTTTCTCGAGACGGCGGGCGAGGAGCTGGACAAGGTCAGCAGCTTCTACGCCACGAAGGAGGCGGAGCTGCTGGCCCGCGGCGACGCTCTCATCCACCAGCTCCGCATCCTCGCCGACGTCAAGCGCATCCTCGCCGACCACGCCGCCTCCCGCCGGGGCCGCCCGAGCCGCACCCGCTTCATGCCGGCGACGGCGCCACTCCCCCCGGCGATAAGCGGCTCCGGCCGGTTCCTGCTCTCGGCATCGGGCCTCGCCTCGCCGCAGTCCATGTCAG ACGGGAGCGTGGAGCTGCACCAGGCGCAGATTATAGAGGGTGCCACCATGGCCGATGAGGTGATGGCGGCGCTCGAGGGCAACGGCGTCAGCTTCGTGGGCAAGAAGGGCGGTTCCTGGGGCAGAGGCGCCGGCCCGCTGCAGATGCCGGCGTCGGTGCGGATCGACATCCCGGCGACCAACCCCGGCAGGACGGCGCTCAAGGTGTGGGAGGAGCTGGTGAACGTGCTGCGCAAGGACGTCGCCGACCCCTTCGTCCACCGCAAGAAGATCCAGCACGCCGAGAAGAACATCCGCGATGCCTTCATGGCGCTCCACCGCGGCCTCGAGCTCCTCAAGAAGTTCAG TTCTTTGAATGTAAAGGCATTCACCAAGATTCTCAAGAAATTTGTCAAG GTGTCAGAGCAACAACGAGCAACGGACTTGTTCTCAGAGAAGGTGAAGGGATCATCGTTCAGCACATCTGACAAG GCTCTTCAGCTTGCGGACGAGGTGGAGTCCCTCTTCATGAAGCACTTCGCGGGCAACGACAGGATGGTGGCGATGAAGTACCTCAAGCCACAGCAGCCCAGGAGCACACACATGATCACCTTCCTCGTAG GTTTGTTCACCGGCACATTTGTGAGTCTGTTCATCATATATGCTATTTCGGCCCATCTTTCTGGCATTTTTTCATCTCCTGGAAATACTGCCTACCTGGGAGTAGTTTACCATATTTTCAG CATGTTTGCGCTCATCAGCCTTCACTGCTTCTTGTACGGATGCAACCTATTCATGTGGAAGAATACCAGGATAAATCAGAATTTCATCTTCGATTTCGCCCCAAACACTACTCTCACGCACCGGGATGCCTTCCTCATGTCTGCTTCAATCATGTGCACAGTAGTTGCCACGCTGGTCATCAACCTGTTCCTCAGAAACGTCGGTGCGTCCTACGCCAAGGTTGTGCCTGGCACACTCATAGTG GTGTCAATGGGAGTTTTAGTTTGTCCGTTTAACGTGTTCTACCGCTCAACACGGTACTACTTTATGCGCGTCATGCGAAACATCGTATTCTCTCCATTCTACAAG GTTCTGATGGCCGATTTCTTCATGGCTGACCAGTTAACTAGCCAG ATTCCATTATTAAGGCATATGGAGTTTACAGCGTGCTACTTCATGGCAGGAAGCTTTACGGCTAACCCATATGAGACATGTACAAATAGCCAGGAATACAAGCACGTAGCCTATGTGATTTCCTTTCTCCCTTATTACTGGAGAGCTATGCAG TGTTTAAGAAGGTACCTGGAGGAACATGACACAAATCAGCTCGCCAATGCTGCCAAGTACATGTCGGCGATGGTTGCAGCTGTTATCAGGTTCAAGTATAGTGCTACACCGACGTCATTCTGGGCGTTGATGGTCATCATTTCATCCTCAGGTGCCACTCTTTACCAGCTCTACTGGGACTTTGTCAAGGATTGGGGCTTCTTCACCCGAAAATCCAAGAACCGATGGCTTCGAGATGAGCTAATCCTCAAGAACAAGTCAGTCTACTACGTTTCAATG GTGCTAAATCTGGTACTTCGCCTAGGGTGGACGGTGAGTGTAATGGAGATTAGTGTTAGTATTAACCAGACTCGTCTGCTGTATTTCTCCCTTGCTTCACTAGAAATAATTCGGCGAGGACACTGGAACTTCTACAG GCTGGAGAATGAACACTTGAACAATGTTGGCAAGTTCAGAGCGGTGAAGAGTGTCCCGTTACCATTTCGGGAACTTGAAACCGACTAA
- the LOC124651762 gene encoding phosphate transporter PHO1-2-like isoform X1, with product MKFSREYEASIVPEWKAAFVDYKRLKKLVKKIKVARRDEDGTSSDADALVAGFSVRGLAARFAPKVQASPEDDEESSDSSGELLRLDEREFLETAGEELDKVSSFYATKEAELLARGDALIHQLRILADVKRILADHAASRRGRPSRTRFMPATAPLPPAISGSGRFLLSASGLASPQSMSDGSVELHQAQIIEGATMADEVMAALEGNGVSFVGKKGGSWGRGAGPLQMPASVRIDIPATNPGRTALKVWEELVNVLRKDVADPFVHRKKIQHAEKNIRDAFMALHRGLELLKKFSSLNVKAFTKILKKFVKVSEQQRATDLFSEKVKGSSFSTSDKALQLADEVESLFMKHFAGNDRMVAMKYLKPQQPRSTHMITFLVGLFTGTFVSLFIIYAISAHLSGIFSSPGNTAYLGVVYHIFSMFALISLHCFLYGCNLFMWKNTRINQNFIFDFAPNTTLTHRDAFLMSASIMCTVVATLVINLFLRNVGASYAKVVPGTLIVVSMGVLVCPFNVFYRSTRYYFMRVMRNIVFSPFYKVLMADFFMADQLTSQIPLLRHMEFTACYFMAGSFTANPYETCTNSQEYKHVAYVISFLPYYWRAMQCLRRYLEEHDTNQLANAAKYMSAMVAAVIRFKYSATPTSFWALMVIISSSGATLYQLYWDFVKDWGFFTRKSKNRWLRDELILKNKSVYYVSMVLHFPQLIYSTISIQDRSTYSFTMQVLNLVLRLGWTVSVMEISVSINQTRLLYFSLASLEIIRRGHWNFYRLENEHLNNVGKFRAVKSVPLPFRELETD from the exons ATGAAGTTTTCGCGGGAGTACGAGGCCAGCATCGTCCCGGAGTGGAAGGCGGCATTCGTCGACTACAAGCGCCTCAAGAAGCTCGTCAAGAAGATCAAGGTCGCGCGCCGCGACGAGGATGGTACCTCCTCCGACGCCGACGCGCTCGTCGCTGGCTTCTCCGTCCGCGGCCTCGCCGCCCGGTTCGCGCCCAAAGTGCAAGCGTCTCCG gaggacgacgaggagagcTCGGATTCCTCAGGCGAGCTCCTGCGGCTCGATGAGAGGGAGTTTCTCGAGACGGCGGGCGAGGAGCTGGACAAGGTCAGCAGCTTCTACGCCACGAAGGAGGCGGAGCTGCTGGCCCGCGGCGACGCTCTCATCCACCAGCTCCGCATCCTCGCCGACGTCAAGCGCATCCTCGCCGACCACGCCGCCTCCCGCCGGGGCCGCCCGAGCCGCACCCGCTTCATGCCGGCGACGGCGCCACTCCCCCCGGCGATAAGCGGCTCCGGCCGGTTCCTGCTCTCGGCATCGGGCCTCGCCTCGCCGCAGTCCATGTCAG ACGGGAGCGTGGAGCTGCACCAGGCGCAGATTATAGAGGGTGCCACCATGGCCGATGAGGTGATGGCGGCGCTCGAGGGCAACGGCGTCAGCTTCGTGGGCAAGAAGGGCGGTTCCTGGGGCAGAGGCGCCGGCCCGCTGCAGATGCCGGCGTCGGTGCGGATCGACATCCCGGCGACCAACCCCGGCAGGACGGCGCTCAAGGTGTGGGAGGAGCTGGTGAACGTGCTGCGCAAGGACGTCGCCGACCCCTTCGTCCACCGCAAGAAGATCCAGCACGCCGAGAAGAACATCCGCGATGCCTTCATGGCGCTCCACCGCGGCCTCGAGCTCCTCAAGAAGTTCAG TTCTTTGAATGTAAAGGCATTCACCAAGATTCTCAAGAAATTTGTCAAG GTGTCAGAGCAACAACGAGCAACGGACTTGTTCTCAGAGAAGGTGAAGGGATCATCGTTCAGCACATCTGACAAG GCTCTTCAGCTTGCGGACGAGGTGGAGTCCCTCTTCATGAAGCACTTCGCGGGCAACGACAGGATGGTGGCGATGAAGTACCTCAAGCCACAGCAGCCCAGGAGCACACACATGATCACCTTCCTCGTAG GTTTGTTCACCGGCACATTTGTGAGTCTGTTCATCATATATGCTATTTCGGCCCATCTTTCTGGCATTTTTTCATCTCCTGGAAATACTGCCTACCTGGGAGTAGTTTACCATATTTTCAG CATGTTTGCGCTCATCAGCCTTCACTGCTTCTTGTACGGATGCAACCTATTCATGTGGAAGAATACCAGGATAAATCAGAATTTCATCTTCGATTTCGCCCCAAACACTACTCTCACGCACCGGGATGCCTTCCTCATGTCTGCTTCAATCATGTGCACAGTAGTTGCCACGCTGGTCATCAACCTGTTCCTCAGAAACGTCGGTGCGTCCTACGCCAAGGTTGTGCCTGGCACACTCATAGTG GTGTCAATGGGAGTTTTAGTTTGTCCGTTTAACGTGTTCTACCGCTCAACACGGTACTACTTTATGCGCGTCATGCGAAACATCGTATTCTCTCCATTCTACAAG GTTCTGATGGCCGATTTCTTCATGGCTGACCAGTTAACTAGCCAG ATTCCATTATTAAGGCATATGGAGTTTACAGCGTGCTACTTCATGGCAGGAAGCTTTACGGCTAACCCATATGAGACATGTACAAATAGCCAGGAATACAAGCACGTAGCCTATGTGATTTCCTTTCTCCCTTATTACTGGAGAGCTATGCAG TGTTTAAGAAGGTACCTGGAGGAACATGACACAAATCAGCTCGCCAATGCTGCCAAGTACATGTCGGCGATGGTTGCAGCTGTTATCAGGTTCAAGTATAGTGCTACACCGACGTCATTCTGGGCGTTGATGGTCATCATTTCATCCTCAGGTGCCACTCTTTACCAGCTCTACTGGGACTTTGTCAAGGATTGGGGCTTCTTCACCCGAAAATCCAAGAACCGATGGCTTCGAGATGAGCTAATCCTCAAGAACAAGTCAGTCTACTACGTTTCAATGGTATTGCACTTTCCTCAACTAATTTATAGTACAATATCAATACAAGATAGGAGCACTTATTCCTTCACGATGCAGGTGCTAAATCTGGTACTTCGCCTAGGGTGGACGGTGAGTGTAATGGAGATTAGTGTTAGTATTAACCAGACTCGTCTGCTGTATTTCTCCCTTGCTTCACTAGAAATAATTCGGCGAGGACACTGGAACTTCTACAG GCTGGAGAATGAACACTTGAACAATGTTGGCAAGTTCAGAGCGGTGAAGAGTGTCCCGTTACCATTTCGGGAACTTGAAACCGACTAA
- the LOC124651762 gene encoding phosphate transporter PHO1-2-like isoform X2 translates to MKFSREYEASIVPEWKAAFVDYKRLKKLVKKIKVARRDEDGTSSDADALVAGFSVRGLAARFAPKVQASPDDEESSDSSGELLRLDEREFLETAGEELDKVSSFYATKEAELLARGDALIHQLRILADVKRILADHAASRRGRPSRTRFMPATAPLPPAISGSGRFLLSASGLASPQSMSDGSVELHQAQIIEGATMADEVMAALEGNGVSFVGKKGGSWGRGAGPLQMPASVRIDIPATNPGRTALKVWEELVNVLRKDVADPFVHRKKIQHAEKNIRDAFMALHRGLELLKKFSSLNVKAFTKILKKFVKVSEQQRATDLFSEKVKGSSFSTSDKALQLADEVESLFMKHFAGNDRMVAMKYLKPQQPRSTHMITFLVGLFTGTFVSLFIIYAISAHLSGIFSSPGNTAYLGVVYHIFSMFALISLHCFLYGCNLFMWKNTRINQNFIFDFAPNTTLTHRDAFLMSASIMCTVVATLVINLFLRNVGASYAKVVPGTLIVVSMGVLVCPFNVFYRSTRYYFMRVMRNIVFSPFYKVLMADFFMADQLTSQIPLLRHMEFTACYFMAGSFTANPYETCTNSQEYKHVAYVISFLPYYWRAMQCLRRYLEEHDTNQLANAAKYMSAMVAAVIRFKYSATPTSFWALMVIISSSGATLYQLYWDFVKDWGFFTRKSKNRWLRDELILKNKSVYYVSMVLHFPQLIYSTISIQDRSTYSFTMQVLNLVLRLGWTVSVMEISVSINQTRLLYFSLASLEIIRRGHWNFYRLENEHLNNVGKFRAVKSVPLPFRELETD, encoded by the exons ATGAAGTTTTCGCGGGAGTACGAGGCCAGCATCGTCCCGGAGTGGAAGGCGGCATTCGTCGACTACAAGCGCCTCAAGAAGCTCGTCAAGAAGATCAAGGTCGCGCGCCGCGACGAGGATGGTACCTCCTCCGACGCCGACGCGCTCGTCGCTGGCTTCTCCGTCCGCGGCCTCGCCGCCCGGTTCGCGCCCAAAGTGCAAGCGTCTCCG gacgacgaggagagcTCGGATTCCTCAGGCGAGCTCCTGCGGCTCGATGAGAGGGAGTTTCTCGAGACGGCGGGCGAGGAGCTGGACAAGGTCAGCAGCTTCTACGCCACGAAGGAGGCGGAGCTGCTGGCCCGCGGCGACGCTCTCATCCACCAGCTCCGCATCCTCGCCGACGTCAAGCGCATCCTCGCCGACCACGCCGCCTCCCGCCGGGGCCGCCCGAGCCGCACCCGCTTCATGCCGGCGACGGCGCCACTCCCCCCGGCGATAAGCGGCTCCGGCCGGTTCCTGCTCTCGGCATCGGGCCTCGCCTCGCCGCAGTCCATGTCAG ACGGGAGCGTGGAGCTGCACCAGGCGCAGATTATAGAGGGTGCCACCATGGCCGATGAGGTGATGGCGGCGCTCGAGGGCAACGGCGTCAGCTTCGTGGGCAAGAAGGGCGGTTCCTGGGGCAGAGGCGCCGGCCCGCTGCAGATGCCGGCGTCGGTGCGGATCGACATCCCGGCGACCAACCCCGGCAGGACGGCGCTCAAGGTGTGGGAGGAGCTGGTGAACGTGCTGCGCAAGGACGTCGCCGACCCCTTCGTCCACCGCAAGAAGATCCAGCACGCCGAGAAGAACATCCGCGATGCCTTCATGGCGCTCCACCGCGGCCTCGAGCTCCTCAAGAAGTTCAG TTCTTTGAATGTAAAGGCATTCACCAAGATTCTCAAGAAATTTGTCAAG GTGTCAGAGCAACAACGAGCAACGGACTTGTTCTCAGAGAAGGTGAAGGGATCATCGTTCAGCACATCTGACAAG GCTCTTCAGCTTGCGGACGAGGTGGAGTCCCTCTTCATGAAGCACTTCGCGGGCAACGACAGGATGGTGGCGATGAAGTACCTCAAGCCACAGCAGCCCAGGAGCACACACATGATCACCTTCCTCGTAG GTTTGTTCACCGGCACATTTGTGAGTCTGTTCATCATATATGCTATTTCGGCCCATCTTTCTGGCATTTTTTCATCTCCTGGAAATACTGCCTACCTGGGAGTAGTTTACCATATTTTCAG CATGTTTGCGCTCATCAGCCTTCACTGCTTCTTGTACGGATGCAACCTATTCATGTGGAAGAATACCAGGATAAATCAGAATTTCATCTTCGATTTCGCCCCAAACACTACTCTCACGCACCGGGATGCCTTCCTCATGTCTGCTTCAATCATGTGCACAGTAGTTGCCACGCTGGTCATCAACCTGTTCCTCAGAAACGTCGGTGCGTCCTACGCCAAGGTTGTGCCTGGCACACTCATAGTG GTGTCAATGGGAGTTTTAGTTTGTCCGTTTAACGTGTTCTACCGCTCAACACGGTACTACTTTATGCGCGTCATGCGAAACATCGTATTCTCTCCATTCTACAAG GTTCTGATGGCCGATTTCTTCATGGCTGACCAGTTAACTAGCCAG ATTCCATTATTAAGGCATATGGAGTTTACAGCGTGCTACTTCATGGCAGGAAGCTTTACGGCTAACCCATATGAGACATGTACAAATAGCCAGGAATACAAGCACGTAGCCTATGTGATTTCCTTTCTCCCTTATTACTGGAGAGCTATGCAG TGTTTAAGAAGGTACCTGGAGGAACATGACACAAATCAGCTCGCCAATGCTGCCAAGTACATGTCGGCGATGGTTGCAGCTGTTATCAGGTTCAAGTATAGTGCTACACCGACGTCATTCTGGGCGTTGATGGTCATCATTTCATCCTCAGGTGCCACTCTTTACCAGCTCTACTGGGACTTTGTCAAGGATTGGGGCTTCTTCACCCGAAAATCCAAGAACCGATGGCTTCGAGATGAGCTAATCCTCAAGAACAAGTCAGTCTACTACGTTTCAATGGTATTGCACTTTCCTCAACTAATTTATAGTACAATATCAATACAAGATAGGAGCACTTATTCCTTCACGATGCAGGTGCTAAATCTGGTACTTCGCCTAGGGTGGACGGTGAGTGTAATGGAGATTAGTGTTAGTATTAACCAGACTCGTCTGCTGTATTTCTCCCTTGCTTCACTAGAAATAATTCGGCGAGGACACTGGAACTTCTACAG GCTGGAGAATGAACACTTGAACAATGTTGGCAAGTTCAGAGCGGTGAAGAGTGTCCCGTTACCATTTCGGGAACTTGAAACCGACTAA